The following are encoded in a window of Mustelus asterias unplaced genomic scaffold, sMusAst1.hap1.1 HAP1_SCAFFOLD_35, whole genome shotgun sequence genomic DNA:
- the LOC144482343 gene encoding histone H2B-like — translation MADEKKQTSKPVPKKEAKKVMKKPVAKGGKKRRMSRKESYSIYIYKVMKQVHPDTGMSSKAMSIMNSFVNDIFERIAGEAYRLAHCNKRSTISSREIQTAERLLLPGELTKHVVSEGTKAVTKYTN, via the coding sequence ATGGCTGATGAGAAGAAACAAACATCGAAACCAGTTCCCAAGAAGGAAGCGAAGAAAGTGATGAAGAAACCGGTAGCAAAGGGCGGGAAGAAGCGGCGAATGTCcaggaaggagagttactccatctacatctacaaagtgatgaagcaggttcaccccgacaccggcatgtcctccaaggccatgagcatcatgaactcgttcgtGAACGATATTTTCGAGCGCATCGCGGGTGAGGCTTACCGCTTGGCCCATTGcaacaagcgcagcaccatcagctcccgggagatccagaccgccgagcgcctgctgctgcccggggaactgACCAAGCACGTCGTGTCGGAagggacaaaggcggtgaccaagtacaccaATTAA